ATCCCTAGGTCTAACCATGATATTACCTTACATAAACTGTATGTAAGTAATGATATATAAGAGCTTGTTATGAGTCTAGCCAGCATATCAAAAACAGATCAATTCGCTGATGAAAAATTACTTACACGCCCAGAATTTCGGAATCTATGCCTGCTTCAGCATCTGGCCGCCCTGAAAAACATGAAAGCATTCTTCGTCACCATCTCCGGAACACCGTCCGCAGAAGATGCCATTGAGATGATGGCCAAAACAGGCGTGAAAAAAGTGTTTCTTGCGCCGCTGATGTTCGAAGCGGGATTCCATGCCCGCCGTGACATGTCAGCTGAAAAGAATTCGATGAGATCTGCATTCGTGTCCGCCGGATTCGAGACAGAATGCATCATGAAAGGCATGGGAGAGATCCCGGAATTCCGCAGGCTTTTCTTATCCAATCTGAAGGATACGCTGGACGGGTGAACGGCAGCCTTTGAGGCGAATCGCTGTGATGGCGATGAAACAGAGGATATGGATTGCATCAAACGCATATCATCCACGATCCGTCACGATTACGACGCAAAACTCAGTTCGCGGTTTGGCGGAATTCGCGAGGCCCCTTGCGAGCAGCAGCTCTGCCTTCGTATTCACGTTGATGGAAAGATCGATGCGGTCAGTCTTGAAA
The nucleotide sequence above comes from Candidatus Methanomethylophilaceae archaeon. Encoded proteins:
- a CDS encoding sirohydrochlorin cobaltochelatase, which encodes MKAFFVTISGTPSAEDAIEMMAKTGVKKVFLAPLMFEAGFHARRDMSAEKNSMRSAFVSAGFETECIMKGMGEIPEFRRLFLSNLKDTLDG